The Streptomyces sp. NBC_01689 genome includes a window with the following:
- a CDS encoding alpha/beta hydrolase, whose protein sequence is MSSISIDGVRMKYHVAGSGPVLVAHPGGPGFGYAYLRSPELEKHFTVVYPEPVGTGSSDSPTAYGLDTYVHFLAALIDHLGEPRVHLLGHSHGGFIAQQYALDHPDRLAGLVLYHTSPVAGPDWWTAAMAGLNAYPDLYPDQPEAAGVPRAFQSALDAADDEQVSRRLREALPVYFADFWARREEFADFVSGIRIAAEPATAPSSEPFDVRDRLGAVTTPTVVIAGRRDFICGPRWAVMLRDAIPGARLTVLEHSGHFGHVEQPAEFTRAITSMLQNRS, encoded by the coding sequence ATGAGTTCCATCAGTATCGACGGCGTCCGGATGAAGTACCACGTGGCGGGAAGCGGACCTGTGCTCGTCGCCCATCCGGGAGGCCCCGGCTTCGGCTACGCCTACCTGCGCTCTCCCGAGCTGGAGAAGCACTTCACCGTGGTCTACCCGGAGCCCGTCGGCACGGGATCGTCAGACAGCCCGACGGCCTACGGCCTGGACACCTACGTTCACTTCCTGGCCGCCCTCATCGACCACCTCGGCGAGCCGCGGGTGCACCTGCTTGGCCACTCGCACGGGGGCTTTATCGCCCAGCAATACGCCCTGGATCACCCGGACCGGCTGGCCGGCCTGGTTCTGTACCACACCTCACCGGTCGCGGGCCCAGACTGGTGGACGGCCGCGATGGCAGGGCTGAACGCCTATCCGGATCTCTACCCCGACCAGCCCGAGGCGGCCGGCGTTCCCCGAGCCTTCCAGAGCGCGCTCGACGCAGCCGACGACGAGCAGGTCAGCAGGAGACTGCGCGAAGCACTGCCGGTCTACTTCGCCGACTTCTGGGCCCGACGGGAGGAGTTCGCCGACTTCGTGTCTGGCATACGTATTGCCGCCGAGCCGGCCACCGCGCCCAGCTCGGAGCCGTTCGACGTCCGCGACCGGCTGGGCGCGGTCACCACGCCGACCGTCGTGATCGCCGGACGGCGGGACTTCATCTGCGGCCCGCGCTGGGCCGTGATGCTCCGGGACGCCATTCCCGGGGCTCGGTTGACAGTGCTCGAACACAGTGGCCACTTCGGCCACGTCGAGCAGCCGGCCGAGTTCACCCGCGCGATCACCAGCATGCTTCAGAACCGGTCCTGA
- a CDS encoding ice-binding family protein, whose translation MKLKFPHAARGRGLSGLMASALAATVATTMVALTPTQALAIATPVPLATAASFSVLSGQGVTNTGPSVISHDLGTSPNPAISGFPPGQVLGTVHAADAVALQAKSDLVTAYNQAAGQATDFALPAGITTGTTLNPGVYTATAGVGLTGDLILDAGGNPNAVWVFQIPEALTTASSSRVLLTNGASACNVYWQVGSSATLGTNSTFVGTIMALTSISVTTGTNIEGRALARNGSVTLDNNRIFLNSCSTTTTGGTTSGTTTGTTTGTTTGTTTSGGLLTGGLVTGGLVSGGLLGGPIVSVTSGDTSGNVAGNTSGNTVGNTAGNSTSGNTQGNTAGNGTAGNTVGGNTVGGTTGGSGHGGKPGKPHHHDNKPGHHHGHKPHHGQKPHHGEKPHHGHDVDHGKPSYGEKPEENYGYADVPRSRDAALEYAKNYQG comes from the coding sequence ATGAAGCTGAAGTTCCCCCACGCGGCTCGCGGCCGCGGTTTGTCCGGCCTGATGGCCTCGGCTCTTGCCGCCACGGTCGCCACCACGATGGTCGCCCTGACCCCGACGCAGGCGCTCGCCATCGCCACGCCCGTGCCTCTGGCCACTGCCGCGAGTTTCTCGGTTCTGTCCGGTCAGGGAGTAACGAACACCGGCCCGTCGGTGATCAGCCATGACCTCGGGACGAGCCCGAACCCGGCCATCTCCGGGTTCCCGCCCGGTCAGGTGCTCGGCACCGTGCACGCCGCCGACGCCGTCGCGCTGCAGGCCAAGTCCGACCTGGTGACGGCCTACAACCAGGCGGCCGGCCAGGCCACCGACTTCGCGCTGCCCGCGGGTATCACCACGGGCACCACGCTGAACCCGGGCGTGTACACCGCTACGGCCGGCGTCGGACTCACCGGCGACCTGATCCTGGACGCCGGAGGAAACCCGAACGCCGTCTGGGTCTTCCAGATCCCCGAGGCCCTGACGACGGCGTCGTCCAGCCGGGTGCTGCTGACGAACGGCGCTTCGGCGTGCAACGTGTACTGGCAGGTCGGAAGTTCGGCCACCCTCGGCACCAACTCCACCTTCGTCGGCACCATCATGGCCCTGACCTCGATCAGCGTGACCACGGGCACGAACATCGAGGGCCGCGCCCTGGCCCGTAACGGCTCCGTCACGCTCGACAACAACAGGATCTTCCTCAACAGCTGCTCGACGACCACCACCGGTGGGACGACGTCAGGCACAACCACCGGGACGACCACCGGAACGACCACCGGAACGACCACCAGCGGGGGACTGCTCACCGGTGGTCTGGTCACGGGTGGCCTGGTCAGTGGCGGCCTCCTGGGCGGCCCCATCGTCAGCGTCACCAGTGGTGACACCTCGGGCAACGTCGCCGGCAACACGTCCGGGAACACCGTGGGCAACACCGCCGGCAACAGCACGTCCGGGAACACGCAGGGCAACACGGCCGGGAACGGCACCGCCGGAAACACGGTCGGCGGGAACACCGTCGGCGGGACCACCGGTGGCTCCGGACACGGCGGGAAGCCCGGAAAGCCGCACCACCACGACAACAAGCCGGGCCACCACCACGGCCACAAGCCCCACCACGGTCAGAAGCCTCACCACGGCGAGAAGCCCCATCACGGGCACGACGTGGACCACGGCAAGCCCTCCTACGGCGAGAAGCCCGAGGAGAACTACGGCTACGCCGACGTCCCCCGCAGCCGCGACGCCGCCCTCGAATACGCCAAGAACTACCAGGGCTGA
- a CDS encoding alpha-L-rhamnosidase-related protein: MIISGRRRPSRTRRWAGATFTLGLALIVAMLTQPVAVSATGHATQTETPRTSSDWRQYVQAPKRSDVCPVSVVSTTGSVEGARNLLCGGTGSTTLTYTVGGEAPTILLDYGQETGGQPYFTVSTKSGSPTLKAAYSEGLEYMSPSGDGAAPWADGDSSRFDTYQVSGPGTITNRAAQGGERYEQITLSDPGRVTLSKVGIKYIADRTQASGYQGHFLSSSDELNKIWYAGAYTLQTDLVPANSLPGSWSIQDGVLSAGGSRVNDGAGVLNRGSSWSDYTTTFRTRILHNQAGWMVRAQNSQNGYLFILDDSTDTGGAPNTLQKLDVHDGAYTNLGSVALPSPLTEGTWHTVATTVSGTSITILLDGQPIDHVDTSSLPSDAVAYPTGTIGFREFGDEEASFKDLTVVSSQGKALYSNPLTASASLAAFTPPGSNAVASVLDGARRDRAIWSGDILVEGLTDYYSVNNPEYIKQSLDLLGSRQLSSGFVPGALHPASVTHLGPLTPGETASYSATYSMYFVADLASYYLHTGDKEFVTKEWPVVKRELAWNATRVDGNGLFSTRAGVDGADWDFYDGDKGGEVSAYNILYYKALLDGAALATAAGDASQAAAYRADAEALRKRINERLYDPTSGLYKISDTRSGVAQDANALAVLYGVAPAAKQAEILSKLKSSLWSTPYGPLPFSSDAGNRELVSPFISGFELQARLATGDTANAQELLHNVWGHMIAPGPNQTGTMWENISGHDGTPGLGSGASLSHGWSTAPTSALSSYVLGVRPDTAGYSTWTVQPHPGDLTWTRGSVPTPHGDLSVNWTANRDKNQFSLTVNAPKGTTGTIAVPVSGRTGTVRVNGQLIWRHGSFAAAAGVTQGHFASGYVYLKVNRHGTFKVTSHQGSSSS, translated from the coding sequence ATGATCATTTCCGGCAGAAGGCGTCCGTCACGCACACGCAGGTGGGCCGGCGCGACATTCACTCTGGGCCTTGCCCTCATCGTGGCCATGCTCACCCAGCCTGTGGCCGTGTCCGCCACGGGACACGCCACACAGACCGAAACACCCCGGACCTCGAGTGACTGGCGGCAGTATGTCCAGGCCCCGAAGCGCTCCGACGTCTGCCCCGTTTCCGTGGTCAGCACGACAGGGTCGGTTGAAGGCGCCCGGAACCTTTTGTGCGGCGGCACCGGCAGCACGACACTGACCTACACCGTCGGCGGAGAAGCGCCCACCATTCTTCTCGACTACGGCCAAGAGACGGGCGGCCAGCCCTACTTCACCGTCTCCACCAAGTCCGGGTCCCCCACTCTGAAGGCCGCGTACAGCGAGGGCCTGGAGTACATGAGCCCGTCCGGTGACGGGGCCGCACCCTGGGCGGACGGTGACAGTTCACGGTTCGACACCTACCAGGTCTCCGGTCCGGGCACGATCACCAACCGCGCCGCGCAAGGAGGCGAGCGGTACGAGCAGATAACGCTCTCCGACCCGGGTCGGGTCACGCTCAGCAAGGTCGGAATCAAGTACATCGCCGACCGTACTCAGGCGAGCGGATACCAGGGTCACTTCCTGTCGAGTTCGGACGAGCTGAACAAGATCTGGTACGCCGGTGCCTACACCTTGCAGACCGATCTCGTCCCGGCCAACTCGCTTCCCGGGAGCTGGTCGATCCAGGACGGTGTTTTGAGTGCCGGCGGTTCGAGGGTGAATGACGGAGCCGGCGTCCTGAATCGCGGCTCGTCCTGGAGCGACTACACGACGACCTTCCGGACCAGGATTCTCCACAACCAGGCCGGGTGGATGGTACGCGCGCAGAACTCGCAGAACGGCTACCTGTTCATCCTCGATGACAGCACTGACACAGGCGGCGCCCCGAACACCCTGCAGAAACTCGACGTCCACGACGGCGCCTACACGAACCTCGGGTCCGTGGCTCTGCCGTCGCCCCTGACCGAGGGCACCTGGCATACCGTGGCCACCACGGTGTCCGGAACCAGCATCACAATCCTGCTGGACGGCCAGCCGATCGATCATGTCGACACCTCGTCGCTGCCTTCCGACGCAGTGGCCTATCCGACCGGAACCATCGGCTTTCGTGAATTCGGCGACGAAGAGGCGTCCTTCAAGGACCTCACCGTCGTCAGCAGTCAAGGCAAGGCGCTCTACAGCAATCCGCTGACCGCGTCCGCCTCCCTCGCCGCCTTCACTCCGCCGGGATCCAATGCGGTGGCATCGGTTCTCGACGGCGCCCGGCGCGATCGCGCGATCTGGAGCGGCGACATCCTGGTGGAGGGCCTCACCGACTACTACTCCGTGAACAATCCGGAGTACATCAAACAGTCGCTGGACCTGCTCGGCAGCCGGCAGCTTTCCAGCGGATTCGTACCCGGCGCTCTCCACCCGGCAAGCGTGACGCACCTCGGCCCGCTCACCCCGGGCGAGACGGCCAGCTACTCCGCCACGTATTCCATGTACTTCGTTGCGGATCTGGCAAGTTACTACCTCCACACCGGCGACAAGGAATTCGTCACCAAGGAATGGCCCGTCGTCAAGCGTGAACTCGCATGGAACGCGACCAGGGTGGACGGGAACGGCCTGTTCTCGACCCGCGCCGGGGTCGACGGAGCGGACTGGGACTTCTACGACGGCGACAAGGGCGGCGAGGTCTCGGCCTACAACATCCTCTACTACAAGGCGCTGTTGGACGGTGCGGCACTGGCCACAGCGGCCGGAGACGCCTCACAAGCCGCTGCCTACCGGGCCGACGCCGAAGCGCTGCGGAAGCGGATCAACGAGCGTCTCTACGACCCGACGAGCGGCCTCTACAAGATCAGCGACACCCGGTCCGGAGTCGCGCAGGACGCCAACGCACTGGCGGTCCTGTACGGAGTTGCCCCGGCCGCGAAGCAGGCGGAGATCCTGTCCAAGCTCAAGTCGTCGCTGTGGAGCACCCCTTACGGACCGCTTCCCTTCTCCTCCGACGCCGGCAACAGGGAACTGGTCAGCCCCTTCATCAGCGGGTTCGAACTCCAGGCGCGTCTGGCTACCGGGGATACCGCCAACGCACAAGAGCTCCTGCACAACGTGTGGGGTCATATGATCGCTCCCGGCCCGAATCAGACCGGGACCATGTGGGAGAACATCTCCGGCCACGATGGCACACCCGGCCTCGGGTCGGGAGCGAGCCTGTCCCACGGTTGGTCCACGGCCCCGACGTCCGCCCTGTCCAGCTACGTCCTGGGCGTACGTCCGGACACGGCGGGCTACAGCACCTGGACGGTGCAGCCCCACCCCGGAGACCTCACCTGGACCCGCGGAAGTGTTCCCACCCCGCACGGAGACCTCAGCGTCAACTGGACCGCGAACAGGGACAAGAACCAGTTCAGCCTGACCGTCAACGCCCCCAAGGGGACCACCGGCACCATCGCCGTCCCGGTGTCCGGCCGGACCGGCACCGTGAGGGTCAACGGTCAGCTGATCTGGCGCCACGGGTCCTTCGCCGCGGCGGCGGGAGTCACCCAAGGACATTTTGCATCGGGCTATGTCTATCTGAAGGTGAACCGCCATGGCACCTTCAAGGTGACCTCGCACCAGGGTTCGTCTTCAAGCTGA
- a CDS encoding ATP-dependent DNA ligase: MPPGRVGEPKWDGIRALLHTKAGRAVLRSRRGTAVRPVFPDIAAAAAQPRDATALDGELVVWEKGLAPRLGRCSPICSAPAHSAVRQRVTDPSLSEAPCADRQADLAAAHGWAPLQCVRSRMLMRRAHQSKRAALVHTDAPGACRSAAPGRVAARARSAGIRPVTVKSAGGGCLGDARRSPRSMSPAACA, encoded by the coding sequence CTGCCGCCGGGACGGGTCGGCGAACCGAAATGGGACGGCATTCGCGCGCTGCTCCACACCAAAGCAGGCCGGGCGGTGCTGCGTTCCCGCCGCGGCACCGCAGTGAGGCCGGTGTTCCCGGACATCGCGGCGGCCGCGGCGCAGCCACGGGACGCCACCGCGCTCGACGGCGAGCTCGTCGTGTGGGAGAAGGGCCTGGCTCCCCGACTCGGTCGCTGCTCCCCCATCTGCTCGGCACCAGCTCACTCAGCAGTCCGCCAGCGTGTAACCGACCCGTCGCTCAGCGAGGCGCCATGCGCGGACCGCCAGGCCGACTTGGCGGCCGCGCACGGCTGGGCACCCCTGCAATGCGTACGTAGCAGGATGCTGATGCGAAGGGCGCACCAGTCGAAGCGCGCCGCGCTTGTGCACACCGACGCTCCCGGTGCTTGCCGCTCCGCCGCCCCGGGCCGGGTGGCGGCGAGGGCGCGGTCTGCGGGAATTCGTCCAGTGACCGTGAAGAGCGCGGGCGGCGGGTGCTTGGGCGACGCGCGGAGGTCACCTCGTTCAATGTCTCCCGCGGCTTGTGCTTGA
- a CDS encoding alpha/beta hydrolase family protein, whose product MKFLYDDESFSFEALRAAGYAAYGGADLGEVLVTCREIPEGDEEAWSARWSATASRVEHIGRDALTAGHRISAREALLRASNYYRCADFYRRENPAADTESARLAKASQQAFADAAALLDTPARAVRIPYEDTTLPGYLFFVDDSGASRPTVVHHGGYDSTLEENYLALAAGALRRGYNVLTFDGPGQGSNVREQGLHFRPDWEAVVTPAVDFALTVSELDANKLVLIGTSLGGYLAARAAAFEHRIAACVLHDGVYDFHEVVAELADRAAETPGGIEEMMARDTQVRWVVRNGEWTLGFSGLEEMVEAVEGYTMAGIADRITCPTLVLDAENDQFFKGQPQRLFDEMTCQKELILFREDEGAGEHCHEGAISLFHQRTFDWLDTQLAP is encoded by the coding sequence ATGAAGTTTCTCTACGACGACGAGTCCTTCTCCTTCGAGGCCCTGCGGGCTGCGGGCTATGCCGCCTACGGCGGCGCCGACCTGGGCGAGGTCCTGGTCACCTGCCGGGAGATCCCCGAGGGCGACGAGGAAGCCTGGTCGGCCAGATGGAGTGCGACCGCCTCGCGCGTCGAGCACATCGGCCGGGACGCGCTGACCGCAGGCCACAGGATCAGCGCGCGCGAGGCGCTGCTGCGCGCATCCAACTACTACCGGTGTGCCGACTTCTACCGCCGCGAGAACCCTGCCGCCGACACCGAGTCCGCGCGGCTGGCCAAGGCCTCGCAGCAGGCGTTCGCCGATGCGGCCGCCTTGCTCGACACCCCGGCCCGCGCCGTGCGCATTCCGTACGAGGACACCACGCTGCCCGGCTACCTGTTCTTCGTCGACGACTCAGGTGCCTCCCGTCCGACCGTGGTCCACCACGGCGGGTACGACTCCACCCTGGAGGAGAACTACCTGGCCCTGGCCGCAGGCGCCCTGCGGCGGGGTTACAACGTCCTCACCTTCGACGGACCCGGCCAGGGCAGCAATGTCCGGGAGCAAGGCCTGCACTTCCGGCCCGACTGGGAAGCCGTGGTCACCCCGGCCGTCGACTTCGCGCTCACCGTGTCCGAACTCGACGCCAATAAGCTCGTTCTGATCGGCACGAGTCTCGGGGGGTACCTGGCCGCCAGAGCGGCCGCCTTCGAACACCGCATCGCGGCGTGTGTGCTGCACGACGGTGTCTACGACTTCCACGAAGTCGTCGCGGAGCTGGCCGACCGCGCCGCTGAGACGCCCGGCGGCATCGAAGAGATGATGGCGCGGGACACCCAGGTGCGCTGGGTGGTGCGCAATGGCGAGTGGACCCTGGGCTTCTCCGGCCTCGAGGAGATGGTCGAGGCCGTCGAGGGTTACACCATGGCCGGCATCGCCGACCGGATCACCTGCCCGACCCTCGTCCTCGACGCTGAGAATGACCAGTTCTTCAAGGGCCAGCCACAGCGCCTGTTCGACGAGATGACCTGCCAGAAGGAACTGATCCTCTTCCGCGAGGACGAAGGCGCAGGCGAACACTGCCACGAAGGCGCCATTTCCCTCTTCCACCAGCGCACCTTCGACTGGCTCGACACCCAGCTCGCGCCCTGA
- a CDS encoding HTTM domain-containing protein yields MGTEQIPRIAPQAPAPGRSGDQQTEGCGPVGWLVDRAVAAGELLTGRPVSLYAASMLRIGYGLLYLVFLLREFPHRDEIWGPGSPWTPALARELFDQTGWNSILTLSDSRAYFELCYALALATSALFALGWRTRVLSVLFAVVVISFHARAIFMTDGGDNLVLLMAIYLAFTACGRRWSLDARRVRLRAARTEAPAQLVKRPVLRQLRESRATLTTVVHNCGMFVIAVQVCFLYGSAGLFKVQGASWGAGTALHFVLNLRLFQPWPALSHLVDQHTILIAVAGYMTVLLQVAFPFVLFGRLKYPVLAMLLGMHLGIAVLMGLPLFSGAMIIADAAFLPDRFYTSLPYLWQRVALRAGVGQPEPSPAARAGSVPAQVRPTTGSLKSPSAGT; encoded by the coding sequence ATGGGAACTGAGCAGATCCCCCGGATCGCCCCCCAAGCACCCGCACCCGGCCGCTCGGGAGACCAGCAGACCGAGGGCTGCGGCCCCGTCGGATGGCTCGTCGACCGGGCCGTGGCCGCGGGGGAGCTGCTGACCGGCCGGCCTGTGTCCCTGTACGCGGCGTCGATGCTGCGCATCGGCTACGGACTGCTCTACCTGGTCTTTCTGCTGCGCGAGTTCCCGCACCGTGACGAGATCTGGGGCCCCGGCTCCCCGTGGACGCCCGCGCTGGCGCGAGAGCTTTTCGACCAGACAGGGTGGAACAGCATCCTGACCCTGTCCGACAGCCGCGCCTACTTCGAGCTCTGCTACGCGCTCGCCCTCGCCACGTCCGCGCTGTTCGCGCTGGGGTGGCGGACCCGCGTCCTGTCCGTGCTCTTCGCCGTCGTGGTGATCTCCTTCCACGCCCGGGCGATCTTCATGACGGACGGGGGCGACAACCTCGTCCTGCTGATGGCCATCTACCTCGCCTTCACCGCGTGCGGCCGGCGCTGGTCCCTGGACGCACGGAGGGTCCGGCTGAGAGCGGCTCGTACCGAGGCCCCGGCGCAGCTGGTGAAGCGCCCCGTTCTCCGGCAACTCCGCGAGTCCCGGGCGACCTTGACCACGGTGGTCCACAACTGCGGGATGTTCGTCATCGCGGTCCAGGTCTGCTTCCTCTACGGGTCAGCCGGCCTGTTCAAGGTCCAGGGCGCTTCCTGGGGCGCCGGCACGGCTCTCCACTTCGTCCTGAACCTCCGGCTCTTCCAGCCCTGGCCCGCGCTGTCCCACCTCGTGGACCAGCACACGATCCTGATCGCGGTCGCCGGCTACATGACGGTGCTCCTGCAAGTGGCCTTCCCGTTCGTGCTGTTCGGCAGGCTGAAGTACCCCGTTCTCGCCATGCTGCTGGGCATGCACCTCGGCATCGCGGTGCTCATGGGACTGCCCCTCTTCTCCGGCGCGATGATCATCGCGGACGCCGCGTTCCTCCCCGACCGCTTCTACACCTCCCTGCCGTACCTGTGGCAACGCGTGGCCCTGCGGGCAGGGGTAGGCCAGCCGGAACCCTCTCCGGCGGCCCGGGCCGGATCGGTACCCGCGCAGGTCCGGCCCACGACCGGAAGCCTCAAGTCGCCATCGGCCGGAACCTGA
- a CDS encoding PP2C family protein-serine/threonine phosphatase, translating to MDAVDVIAEDLRRRFEATKVCFLIVDLTGRAVARLSTAPAEEGRGVERIPLFGSVYEEVIRTQRLYREAAGQSQRVIVPVTNRGDAIGLLELLVPDDPGEDVLDEVREAAHVLAYIVIANGRFTDFYTWGKRSRPPTLAAEIQYQLLPSSLSCEAAQFTLCGSLEPSEDLSGDTFDYTLDRDTLHVSVTDPMGHNLNAALAATVLVSALRGARRAGAGLAEQAHRADQALVQHDHGHATGQLLRIDLHTGRAHLVNAGHPWPLRMREGAVEVITCEVDHPFGLSEFATLPYRVQEIDLRPGDRLLMFTDGMVERHGERVDVPALLERTRGLHPRETALMLTSAVREAAEGRLDDDATVMCLDWHGPQVTQRRVSSGADTQQASAGRAKEQP from the coding sequence GTGGACGCGGTTGATGTGATCGCGGAGGACCTACGGCGGCGTTTCGAGGCCACGAAGGTCTGTTTCCTCATCGTGGACCTGACGGGGAGGGCGGTGGCGCGGCTGTCGACCGCCCCTGCGGAGGAGGGGCGGGGGGTGGAGCGGATTCCTTTGTTCGGCAGTGTCTACGAGGAGGTGATCCGTACGCAGCGGTTGTACCGGGAGGCGGCCGGACAGAGTCAGCGGGTGATCGTGCCGGTCACCAACCGGGGGGACGCGATCGGGCTGCTGGAACTGCTCGTGCCGGACGATCCCGGCGAGGACGTCCTCGACGAGGTCCGGGAGGCGGCCCATGTCCTGGCCTACATCGTGATCGCCAACGGGCGTTTCACCGACTTCTACACCTGGGGCAAACGCTCCAGACCACCCACCCTGGCAGCGGAGATCCAGTATCAGCTGCTTCCTTCGTCGCTGTCGTGCGAGGCCGCGCAGTTCACGCTGTGCGGCAGCCTGGAGCCCTCCGAAGACCTCAGCGGCGACACTTTCGACTACACCCTGGACCGGGACACACTGCACGTGTCGGTGACCGATCCGATGGGTCACAACCTCAATGCCGCACTCGCTGCCACGGTCCTGGTCAGCGCCCTGCGCGGCGCCCGTCGTGCAGGAGCAGGCCTGGCCGAACAAGCCCACCGCGCCGACCAGGCACTCGTCCAACACGACCACGGACACGCCACTGGGCAACTGCTGCGCATCGATCTCCACACCGGCCGGGCCCATCTCGTCAACGCCGGACACCCCTGGCCACTGCGCATGCGCGAGGGAGCTGTGGAGGTGATCACCTGCGAAGTGGATCACCCCTTCGGACTGTCCGAGTTCGCCACCCTTCCCTACCGTGTTCAGGAGATCGACCTGCGCCCTGGCGACCGTCTGCTCATGTTCACCGACGGCATGGTCGAACGGCATGGGGAGAGGGTCGACGTTCCCGCCCTGCTGGAGCGCACTCGGGGGCTGCATCCACGGGAGACGGCGTTGATGCTGACATCCGCGGTCCGGGAGGCTGCAGAGGGTCGGCTCGACGACGATGCCACCGTCATGTGCCTGGACTGGCACGGCCCTCAGGTGACCCAACGGCGCGTCAGCTCCGGCGCGGACACCCAGCAGGCCTCGGCAGGCCGCGCGAAGGAACAGCCGTGA
- a CDS encoding TetR/AcrR family transcriptional regulator: MTGQQKKGRAATGGAVLRERVTEAITEAAFAELAEAGYARLSMEAVARRAGVGKAALYRRWASKPEMIMDLVRGRVADSLPCIPATGDLHADLRALLASYRSQLANPLLALIGAELLAESRRDSTLAQMLHTEVAAPRRLAALAILQVAIDQGELPPTLDVELATDLLIAPLAFRMVILDEHGDNDYLETLTTATLAALKAAVRRP, encoded by the coding sequence ATGACAGGGCAGCAGAAGAAGGGCCGGGCGGCGACCGGTGGGGCGGTCCTGCGGGAGCGGGTGACCGAGGCGATCACGGAGGCGGCCTTCGCCGAACTCGCGGAGGCCGGTTACGCACGGTTGTCGATGGAGGCGGTGGCCCGGCGTGCCGGGGTGGGCAAGGCCGCGCTCTACCGGCGCTGGGCCTCCAAGCCGGAGATGATCATGGATCTGGTCCGCGGCAGAGTCGCCGACTCGCTACCCTGCATACCGGCCACCGGTGACCTGCACGCCGATCTGCGTGCGCTCCTCGCCTCCTACCGCAGCCAGCTGGCCAACCCACTGCTCGCCCTGATCGGGGCTGAACTGCTTGCGGAGTCCCGCCGGGACAGCACCCTCGCACAGATGCTGCACACGGAAGTGGCCGCGCCACGGCGGCTCGCGGCACTTGCGATTCTGCAGGTCGCGATCGATCAGGGCGAACTACCTCCCACGTTGGACGTGGAACTCGCCACCGATCTCCTTATCGCGCCGCTCGCCTTCCGCATGGTGATCCTGGACGAGCACGGTGACAACGACTACCTGGAGACACTGACCACCGCGACACTCGCGGCACTGAAGGCGGCCGTCCGACGGCCCTGA
- a CDS encoding DUF5819 family protein: MRKTGWAVSSGSDSAGVKEVPHPGSGPAAQDCADDVPTPVELPKGARALRTVLSTAVILCVATALVHVILVFLQVAPANTVSKRYSPVINSWVYPFFEQNWRLFAPDPDAVNRQILVRTAGGTGKSAHVSSWFDLTAVDNSAVERDPFPSHTAQNLLRRSWTSYVETHGGDDRAHTERAVMMQKYLSNIAADRVAAHNGGTFDFIQLRVVTRPIAAPGTPVGSRPPAPTENRLLPWWKVTPHGN; encoded by the coding sequence ATGAGAAAGACAGGGTGGGCGGTGTCGAGCGGAAGTGATTCAGCGGGCGTGAAGGAAGTCCCGCACCCCGGTTCCGGTCCGGCCGCACAGGACTGTGCCGACGACGTGCCGACGCCCGTCGAGCTGCCGAAGGGCGCTCGGGCACTGAGAACAGTGCTGTCCACGGCAGTGATCCTGTGTGTGGCGACGGCTCTCGTCCATGTCATTCTGGTGTTCCTTCAGGTCGCTCCGGCCAACACCGTCTCCAAGCGGTACAGCCCAGTGATCAACTCGTGGGTGTACCCGTTCTTCGAGCAGAACTGGCGGTTGTTCGCCCCGGACCCCGACGCGGTGAACCGGCAGATCCTTGTGCGCACCGCGGGCGGGACCGGAAAGTCGGCTCATGTGAGTTCCTGGTTCGATCTGACAGCCGTGGACAACTCTGCCGTCGAGCGCGACCCGTTCCCGAGTCACACGGCGCAGAACCTGTTGCGGCGCTCCTGGACCTCTTACGTCGAGACACACGGTGGCGACGACAGGGCCCACACGGAGCGCGCCGTGATGATGCAGAAGTATCTGAGCAACATCGCCGCGGACCGCGTCGCGGCCCACAACGGCGGCACGTTCGACTTCATTCAGCTCCGGGTCGTCACACGGCCCATCGCCGCGCCCGGGACCCCGGTCGGGAGCCGGCCGCCGGCACCGACCGAGAACCGGCTCCTGCCCTGGTGGAAGGTGACCCCCCATGGGAACTGA